The following are encoded together in the Dermacoccus nishinomiyaensis genome:
- a CDS encoding glycosyltransferase family 2 protein — MGPLVSAIVPFYNVEEFLDGCLASITAQTYPNFECILVDDGSPDGSRAVAERWASRDERLRIVTQENQGLGAARNTGTAHSHGDYLIFLDSDDLLAPRAFEQFVTSLEASGSDFAAAHVWRLPLTRPVEPSWAHSEPFAQRRMRTSIREVPLLMRDRMAWNKMWRRSFWEEGGYAWPEMKFEDFPVSMRAHLEATAVDTLSDPVYVWRERPVGQSISGQGKALDNVQDRVRAAIMVLDTVDASGSPELRELVHSHLVDVDLREVMGSMTSGHADDQPTIEALAHELAQRIDPARIVLAAPDLQKAYRAARENDIELLRSLATARQASSPQRSTLDRARRAPKALVRRATTMAEQVSSPRPRTATLVEADFGDELITHRIRIKLDERLKRRATVTAKIGEKEMKVITAITSEGLICDLEIEPLTVARHGGFNPVTLAVEAGPVHFEGHVVAPSDLLGGFHRAGYRLQGLNRGGRYGIERKRDADLVTDLVLDGETLHVHVNRQQGELVVEQPWPTTQRTYPIIDGVANVPLAELVAADPADNPVTNVASRRLSVTDGVTTMPLLLACDGVRAPIAGRDVEVRRADDASAFLVHRPA; from the coding sequence ATGGGTCCGCTGGTCAGCGCGATCGTCCCGTTCTACAACGTCGAGGAGTTCCTCGACGGCTGCCTTGCCAGCATCACAGCCCAGACCTATCCGAACTTCGAGTGCATCCTCGTCGACGACGGCTCCCCCGACGGCTCACGCGCCGTCGCCGAGCGCTGGGCGAGCCGGGACGAGCGTCTGCGCATCGTCACCCAGGAGAACCAGGGGCTCGGCGCAGCGCGAAACACGGGGACGGCGCACTCGCACGGCGACTACCTCATCTTCCTCGACAGTGACGACCTGCTGGCGCCGCGAGCGTTCGAACAGTTCGTCACCTCCTTGGAGGCATCCGGCTCGGACTTCGCGGCGGCCCACGTGTGGCGTCTGCCCCTGACGCGCCCGGTCGAGCCCTCCTGGGCCCACAGCGAGCCCTTCGCGCAGCGACGCATGCGCACCTCGATCCGCGAGGTGCCGCTGCTCATGCGTGACCGCATGGCGTGGAACAAGATGTGGCGCCGCTCGTTCTGGGAGGAGGGCGGCTACGCCTGGCCCGAGATGAAGTTCGAGGACTTCCCGGTCTCCATGCGCGCCCACCTCGAGGCGACGGCCGTCGACACGCTGAGCGACCCCGTGTACGTGTGGCGCGAACGCCCCGTCGGCCAGTCGATCTCCGGTCAGGGCAAGGCCCTCGACAACGTCCAGGACCGAGTGCGCGCCGCGATCATGGTGCTCGACACCGTCGACGCCTCCGGCTCGCCCGAGCTGCGCGAACTCGTCCACTCCCACCTCGTCGACGTCGACCTGCGCGAGGTCATGGGTTCGATGACGAGCGGTCACGCCGACGACCAGCCCACCATCGAAGCCCTCGCGCACGAGCTCGCCCAGCGCATCGACCCGGCACGCATCGTCCTGGCCGCACCCGACCTGCAGAAGGCCTACCGCGCGGCTCGCGAGAACGACATCGAACTGCTTCGTTCTCTCGCGACGGCGCGCCAGGCGTCGTCGCCGCAGCGTTCCACGCTGGATCGCGCCAGGCGCGCCCCCAAGGCGCTCGTCAGGCGCGCGACCACGATGGCCGAGCAGGTGAGCTCCCCCCGCCCGCGCACCGCCACGCTGGTCGAGGCCGACTTTGGCGACGAACTCATCACCCACCGCATCCGCATCAAGCTCGACGAGCGCCTCAAGCGTCGCGCGACGGTCACCGCGAAGATCGGTGAGAAGGAGATGAAGGTCATCACGGCAATCACCTCCGAGGGCCTCATCTGCGACCTCGAGATCGAGCCCCTCACCGTGGCGCGGCACGGCGGGTTCAATCCGGTCACGCTCGCGGTCGAGGCGGGCCCGGTGCACTTCGAGGGTCACGTCGTCGCCCCGAGCGACCTGCTGGGGGGCTTCCACCGCGCGGGCTACCGTCTGCAGGGCCTCAACCGCGGTGGGCGCTACGGCATCGAACGCAAGCGCGACGCCGATCTCGTCACCGACCTCGTCCTCGACGGCGAGACCCTCCACGTCCACGTGAACCGCCAGCAGGGCGAGCTCGTCGTCGAACAGCCGTGGCCGACGACGCAGCGCACCTACCCGATCATCGACGGCGTGGCGAACGTGCCGCTCGCGGAACTCGTCGCGGCCGATCCTGCGGACAACCCGGTGACGAACGTCGCCTCCCGCCGCCTCAGCGTCACCGACGGCGTCACGACGATGCCGCTGCTGCTCGCGTGCGACGGGGTGCGCGCGCCGATCGCAGGTCGTGACGTCGAGGTGCGTCGCGCCGACGACGCGAGCGCCTTCCTCGTCCACCGCCCGGCCTGA
- a CDS encoding DegT/DnrJ/EryC1/StrS family aminotransferase, with the protein MLPYGRQSINDADIAAVQEVLSGDWLTTGPYVESFEKQIGELAGVAEPAVSVTSGTAALHVAYAAAEVGPGDEVITTPLTFLATATTAALLGAKIVFADISEDTGNLDPEAAAAEVTASTKVIAGVDYGGHPVDAPALSKVAKDAGAYLLEDAAHSVGGSLNGVPVGSLADITTFSFFPTKNLTTGEGGAVVAKDADVLERARRFKGIGMVREADQLRHPDEGAWWYEMPELGLNYRLNDLQAALGSSQLTRLEQFKTRRQELTDRYNEGLAGIEQLTLPGHRAGAEPVWHLYPLRITDGRRRELFDHLRAQGIGVQVNYIPVYWQPYFADLGYKRGMCPRAEAYYEQEISLPMFPDLADSDVDRVIEIIRTFCGA; encoded by the coding sequence ATGCTGCCCTACGGCCGTCAGTCCATCAACGACGCCGACATCGCCGCCGTGCAGGAGGTGCTGTCGGGTGACTGGCTGACCACCGGCCCGTACGTCGAGTCGTTCGAGAAGCAGATCGGCGAACTGGCCGGCGTCGCCGAGCCGGCGGTCTCCGTCACCTCCGGCACGGCTGCGCTGCACGTCGCGTACGCCGCGGCCGAGGTCGGCCCGGGCGACGAGGTCATCACGACCCCGCTGACGTTCCTCGCAACGGCGACGACGGCGGCGCTGCTGGGCGCCAAGATCGTCTTCGCCGACATCAGCGAGGACACGGGCAACCTCGACCCCGAGGCCGCCGCCGCCGAGGTCACCGCCTCGACGAAGGTGATCGCGGGCGTCGACTACGGCGGCCACCCCGTCGACGCCCCCGCGCTGTCGAAGGTCGCGAAGGATGCGGGCGCGTACCTGCTCGAGGACGCGGCGCACTCCGTCGGCGGCTCCCTGAACGGTGTGCCGGTCGGTTCCCTCGCGGACATCACGACGTTCTCCTTCTTCCCGACGAAGAACCTCACGACGGGTGAGGGCGGCGCCGTCGTCGCGAAGGACGCCGACGTCCTCGAGCGCGCGCGCCGGTTCAAGGGCATCGGCATGGTGCGCGAGGCCGACCAGCTGCGTCATCCCGACGAGGGCGCGTGGTGGTACGAGATGCCCGAACTGGGCCTCAACTACCGGCTCAACGACCTGCAGGCCGCGCTCGGCTCGAGCCAGCTGACGCGACTGGAGCAGTTCAAGACGCGCCGTCAGGAGCTGACGGACCGCTACAACGAGGGTCTCGCGGGCATCGAGCAGCTGACGTTGCCCGGCCACCGCGCGGGCGCAGAACCGGTCTGGCACCTCTATCCGCTGCGCATCACCGACGGCCGACGCCGCGAGCTGTTCGACCATCTGCGTGCGCAGGGCATCGGTGTGCAGGTCAACTACATCCCGGTCTACTGGCAGCCGTACTTCGCCGATCTCGGCTACAAGCGCGGCATGTGCCCGAGGGCCGAGGCCTACTACGAGCAGGAAATCAGTCTGCCGATGTTTCCCGACCTCGCCGACTCGGACGTCGATCGGGTCATCGAGATCATTCGGACGTTCTGCGGGGCGTGA
- a CDS encoding glycosyltransferase family 2 protein, with protein sequence MDTFTTPLLSVVVPFYNVEAYIGDCLESIRTQLLDDIEVVMVDDGSKDGSIEVAQRYVDMDPRFRLVRQENQGLGPARNTGTAHAQGKYLTFVDSDDLVAPRAYTLMVDSLEETGSSFAAGNAYRFSSAKGVYQSWTHRQPFGKTKIATTIDETPVLMRDRMIWNKVYRRSFWDAGGYEFPAIRYEDYMVTLRAYLEAPAVDVFSDHVYFWRDRESGDSITQQAARADNALDRFLSAMMVLDVLDDHDASKEVRERVHAYFIHIDLVALSESMVSVPAEDRPDLEKMALELAHRLQPGIGYETTRLARLVHESLLAGDLPMVANLATWRLSGDTKTFGKKLARHPRPQVIPTALGAVVSRRKPQSPFKARKLKTSATSATWDEQVLTVTASTTLRPQLAHRADVIAQLKWGLDIVADVPVAVTKTTKGLDLTFTIDSRVLRQLGDEWKMAILWVELRLTGLLWRGQVRFSTDACPGIRQISDGTWVQPRGIGWWFGLQRLTHPTVIERVELDGGVARVIPAVGNLERPLEVRRPAPSPLIEFRLADGDAEIPVAALLDGDPADNLVTGVAERTVVQVLERRMEPLWRFNEVNENKTDLSEFKRYYDEYTYLAGDPVTTVVGDRRLTIGRGWYGMLVVRQEPVGEHVEGLTPMEEAEGTGEDAEMAEAL encoded by the coding sequence TTGGACACCTTCACCACCCCCCTGCTCTCGGTGGTCGTCCCGTTCTACAACGTCGAGGCGTACATCGGTGACTGCCTCGAGTCCATTCGCACCCAGCTGCTCGACGACATCGAGGTCGTCATGGTCGACGACGGCAGCAAGGACGGCTCGATCGAGGTGGCTCAGCGCTACGTCGACATGGATCCGCGCTTCCGTCTCGTGCGTCAGGAGAACCAGGGCCTCGGCCCGGCACGCAACACGGGAACCGCTCACGCGCAGGGCAAATACCTGACGTTCGTTGACAGCGACGACCTCGTCGCGCCGCGCGCCTACACCCTCATGGTCGATTCCCTCGAGGAGACCGGGTCGTCGTTTGCCGCAGGCAACGCCTACCGCTTCTCCTCGGCTAAGGGCGTCTACCAGTCGTGGACGCACCGTCAGCCGTTCGGCAAGACGAAGATCGCCACGACGATCGACGAGACGCCCGTGCTCATGCGCGACCGCATGATCTGGAACAAGGTCTACCGTCGCTCGTTCTGGGACGCGGGTGGCTACGAGTTCCCGGCCATCCGGTACGAGGACTACATGGTGACGCTGCGCGCCTATCTCGAGGCCCCCGCCGTCGATGTCTTCAGCGACCACGTTTACTTCTGGCGCGACCGCGAATCCGGTGACTCGATCACCCAGCAGGCCGCCCGCGCCGACAACGCGCTCGACCGTTTCCTCTCGGCCATGATGGTGCTCGACGTCCTCGACGACCACGACGCCTCGAAGGAGGTGCGCGAACGCGTCCACGCGTACTTCATCCACATCGACCTCGTCGCACTGTCCGAGTCGATGGTCAGCGTGCCCGCCGAGGATCGCCCCGACCTGGAGAAGATGGCGCTCGAGCTGGCGCACCGCCTGCAGCCGGGCATCGGGTACGAGACGACGCGCCTCGCCCGCCTGGTCCACGAGAGCCTGCTCGCCGGGGATCTGCCGATGGTGGCCAACCTCGCGACGTGGCGCTTGTCGGGCGACACGAAGACGTTCGGCAAGAAACTCGCGCGTCATCCCCGCCCGCAGGTGATCCCGACCGCCCTCGGCGCCGTCGTCAGCCGGCGTAAGCCGCAGAGTCCGTTCAAGGCCCGCAAGCTGAAGACGTCCGCGACGTCCGCGACCTGGGACGAGCAGGTGCTCACCGTCACGGCGTCGACGACGCTGCGCCCGCAGCTCGCGCACCGCGCGGACGTCATCGCGCAGTTGAAGTGGGGCCTCGACATCGTCGCCGATGTTCCCGTCGCCGTCACGAAGACGACGAAGGGCCTCGACCTCACATTCACCATCGACTCGCGCGTCCTGCGTCAGCTCGGCGACGAGTGGAAGATGGCGATCCTGTGGGTCGAGCTGCGTCTCACGGGGCTGCTGTGGCGCGGCCAGGTGCGCTTCTCGACCGACGCGTGCCCCGGCATCCGTCAGATCAGTGACGGCACGTGGGTGCAACCGCGCGGTATTGGCTGGTGGTTCGGGCTGCAGCGCCTCACGCATCCCACCGTCATCGAGCGCGTCGAACTGGACGGTGGCGTCGCGCGCGTCATCCCGGCCGTCGGCAACCTGGAGCGCCCGCTCGAGGTGCGCCGACCGGCGCCGAGCCCGCTCATCGAGTTCCGGCTGGCCGACGGTGACGCCGAGATTCCCGTCGCCGCACTGCTCGACGGCGACCCGGCCGACAACCTCGTCACCGGTGTGGCCGAACGCACCGTGGTCCAGGTGCTCGAGCGCCGCATGGAGCCCCTCTGGCGCTTCAACGAGGTCAACGAGAACAAGACCGACCTCAGCGAGTTCAAGCGGTACTACGACGAGTACACCTACCTGGCCGGTGACCCCGTCACGACCGTCGTGGGCGATCGTCGCCTCACGATCGGACGCGGGTGGTACGGCATGCTCGTCGTGCGTCAGGAGCCGGTGGGCGAACACGTCGAGGGGCTGACGCCGATGGAGGAAGCAGAGGGCACGGGCGAGGACGCCGAGATGGCCGAAGCGTTGTAG
- a CDS encoding beta-phosphoglucomutase family hydrolase gives MLGMPESITTCLFDLDGVLTDTASVHRAAWKTTFDAYLAEHHPDQTPFDAERDYLDHVDGKPREAGVRDFLASRGLTLPDGSRCDAPGTQTVWGIGNLKNEAVIETIRRDGVTVYDGSRRYLEAAREAGLHRIVVSSSANTATVLDVTGLAEFIEGRIDGVTLAEQHIAGKPAPDSFLAGAKLAGARPNQAAVFEDALSGVEAGRAGSFGYVIGVDRVGQGDALLAHGADVVVTDLGELVEDAR, from the coding sequence ATGCTCGGGATGCCCGAATCCATCACCACGTGTCTCTTCGACCTCGACGGGGTGCTCACCGACACCGCGAGTGTGCACCGCGCCGCCTGGAAGACGACCTTCGACGCCTACCTCGCCGAACACCATCCCGACCAGACGCCGTTCGATGCCGAGCGCGACTACCTCGACCACGTCGACGGCAAGCCCCGCGAGGCCGGGGTGCGCGACTTCCTCGCCTCGCGTGGCCTCACCCTGCCTGACGGCTCCCGCTGCGACGCTCCGGGCACGCAGACGGTGTGGGGCATCGGCAACCTCAAGAACGAGGCCGTCATCGAGACGATCCGCCGCGACGGCGTCACGGTCTACGACGGCTCGCGGCGCTACCTCGAGGCGGCGCGAGAAGCGGGGCTGCACCGCATCGTCGTCAGTTCGAGTGCCAACACCGCCACCGTGCTCGACGTCACCGGGCTCGCCGAGTTCATCGAGGGGCGCATCGACGGCGTGACCCTCGCCGAGCAGCACATCGCGGGCAAGCCGGCTCCCGATTCGTTCCTTGCGGGCGCGAAGCTCGCAGGAGCCCGCCCGAATCAGGCCGCCGTGTTCGAGGACGCCCTGTCCGGTGTCGAGGCCGGCCGAGCCGGGTCGTTCGGGTACGTCATCGGGGTCGACCGCGTCGGCCAGGGTGACGCACTGCTCGCCCACGGCGCCGACGTCGTCGTCACGGACCTGGGCGAACTCGTCGAGGACGCGCGATGA